The Cydia pomonella isolate Wapato2018A chromosome 20, ilCydPomo1, whole genome shotgun sequence genome contains a region encoding:
- the LOC133529077 gene encoding GAS2-like protein pickled eggs, with the protein MSSAGAVLLEARPFRPFKSSEEYLYAMKEDLAEWLTILYPELRINADNFLDRLDTGVALCRHANAVRDSARLILDSPAPESEDALTLAKALRSRPPVNMLPAAKAGTFFARDNLSNFIDWCRRALGILECLLFETDDLCLRKNEKHVVLCLLEVARKGAVLGMPAPLLVQMEKQIERELAGEELRPDDTALGLVPVGPQPQLVTNDLRSLDERVRDLVERCSCPTQFPMVRVSEGKYRIGDTRLLIFVRILRSHVMVRVGGGWDTLAHYLDKHDPCRCRAQHRTSLSARLARPKQDLAGATVTYERPDPYQKEPTSLQYSKFYNEERPHYQSNNRLDAPTSLPYLGELERAASPSRKHLTPRANSPGRKSSSPDRRTKIVPTNHLVPTPHAVRNKSPRPVSPAPAAESASDNGSEVSDEGYRSLGVVAGSTQGSPSTKTTNRYSMHSQNSYDDAEYSERLDQDDGCHMDRDRVDDYVSLNTGLRKTGYADTFYGGKKPSSIEDKSNRTSPERIVVVESNNSPSMSLRASREVEPKKTLRSRPPSRIPHSPVRARTPSRGNTPSPKHTTNVQTSPKLTPKLPPTARNTWSGRTAPNQAKSKARPTIGADTFDNPNKSPKARPKAAPQNEAFKRNSPLRASSVTLRSPPNQKPLSPLLEHILRSTETAKDDAAVLEKMKEIIRTYSKGEDSLSRTSSKDSDYADFTSAWVMSDGKLERSTSTRQLAAPRKDPRNGASRIPAPVSIGCRRSTSTSQFQ; encoded by the exons caCGCCAACGCCGTCCGTGACTCGGCCCGCCTGATCCTCGACTCTCCTGCCCCAGAATCCGAAGATGCCCTCACCCTGGCCAAAGCCCTCCGCTCCAGACCCCCAGTCAACATGCTGCCTGCTGCTAAAGCTGGCACCTTCTTCGCTAGAGACAACCTTTCAAACTTTATAGATTGGTGCAGGAGAGCACTTGGGATTTTGGAGTGTCTCCTCTTTGAAACTGATGATTTGTGTCTCAGGAAAAACGAGAAGCATGTGGTTTTATGTCTCTTGGAAGTAGCGAGGAAAGGAGCGGTTTTAGGTATGCCGGCTCCGCTGCTAGTTCAAATGGAGAAGCAGATAGAGAGAGAACTAGCAGGAGAGGAGCTAAGACCTGATGATACGGCGCTGGGATTGGTTCCAGTTGGTCCGCAGCCGCAGCTGGTGACCAATGACTTGAGGAGTTTAGATGAGAGGGTGAGGGACTTGGTGGAGAGGTGCTCGTGCCCGACACAGTTCCCGATGGTGAGGGTATCGGAGGGGAAATACAGGATTGGGGATACGAGGCTGCTGATCTTCGTTAGG ATCCTCCGCTCCCACGTGATGGTTCGCGTGGGTGGCGGCTGGGACACCCTAGCCCACTACCTGGACAAACACGACCCTTGCCGCTGTCGCGCCCAGCACCGCACCTCCCTCTCGGCGCGCCTCGCCCGCCCCAAGCAAGATTTAGCTGGAGCCACCGTCACCTACGAACGACCAGACCCTTACCAGAAAGAACCTACTTCTTTACAGTATTCCAAATTCTACAACGAAGAAAGACCACACTATCAGAGTAATAACAGACTTGACGCTCCAACAAGCTTACCTTATTTAGGAGAATTGGAAAGAGCTGCGTCTCCAAGCAGAAAACACTTAACTCCACGCGCGAATAGCCCTGGTCGAAAATCCTCCTCACCAGATCGAAGAACGAAGATTGTTCCCACTAATCATTTAGTACCCACGCCTCATGCTGTAAGAAACAAGAGTCCTAGACCAGTATCTCCTGCACCAGCGGCAGAGAGCGCGTCTGATAATGGGTCTGAGGTGTCGGATGAGGGGTATAGGAGTTTGGGAGTGGTGGCTGGATCGACGCAGGGATCGCCTTCGACTAAAACGACGAATCGATATTCGATGCACAGCCAGAATTCGTATGATGACGCTGAATATAGTG AGCGTCTCGACCAAGACGACGGCTGTCACATGGATCGCGACCGTGTCGACGACTACGTCAGCCTGAACACCGGCCTCCGCAAGACCGGATACGCTGACACCTTCTACGGAGGCAAGAAACCCTCATCCATCGAAGACAAGTCCAACAGGACCAGCCCTGAGCGCATTGTCGTCGTAGAAAGCAATAACTCACCAAGCATGAGCCTTCGAGCCAGCAGAGAAGTCGAACCCAAGAAAACGCTCCGCAGCCGACCCCCCAGCAGGATCCCACATTCACCCGTCCGCGCCAGAACACCCAGCCGTGGCAACACCCCAAGCCCTAAACACACAACCAATGTACAGACTTCACCTAAACTTACTCCAAAGTTACCACCAACAGCCAGAAACACTTGGAGTGGACGCACTGCTCCTAATCAAGCCAAGTCTAAAGCCAGACCGACTATTGGCGCTGATACTTTCGATAATCCTAACAAATCTCCCAAAGCAAGGCCTAAAGCCGCTCCTCAGAATGAAGCATTCAAGAGAAATTCCCCGCTTAGAGCTAGCAGCGTTACTCTCCGCTCTCCACCGAATCAAAAGCCTCTAAGTCCTTTACTTGAACACATCTTAAGGTCTACAGAAACTGCTAAAGACGATGCTGCAGTTTTGGAAAAGATGAAGGAGATTATCAGAACGTATTCAAAAGGAGAAGATTCCTTATCTAGGACAAGCTCTAAAGACTCTGATTACGCTGATTTCACTTCAGCGTGGGTAATGTCTGACGGGAAACTGGAGAGGTCGACTAGTACAAGGCAGTTAGCTGCACCAAGGAAGGATCCAAGGAACGGAGCCTCCAGGATCCCAGCTCCTGTGTCGATAGGATGCCGGAGGTCCACTTCTACTTCCCAGTTCCAATGA